One genomic window of Motacilla alba alba isolate MOTALB_02 chromosome 3, Motacilla_alba_V1.0_pri, whole genome shotgun sequence includes the following:
- the LOC119699662 gene encoding fukutin-related protein-like, with translation MRITPCQAALAAAIALNLLLLLCSRLLPGASPPCRRPRRVPDGVPGVTVILRDFDGPDHDVAATARSFAALPGVAVLVAAEVAPYPPAPLPAGVAVLSLRPEPHRPPPRPELAVRTRHVALVPDGARAAPGLLRRMRDALEAASDSGTKVVAAAVGPRRPQCLTLEVDIKAWTARYGRAEPRGDDRSDRRGDDRGEPCGALDGAPAVLLLRTRDLFSLPFPLTRPVAASLSLQAAARGWRLLLLPAAFPLAPRPPPSPHAQWRARSAQEARRRALLELFGLKLEVLPDGARRWHGCAKDTPRCFGTVRGQTPEYLLAGRWTPPCCLRALRATARHVLAQLEAAGVRHWLEGGSLLGAVRLGDLIPWDYDVDVGLYRDDVPKCRWLAAVAATGRPVEDPQGFLWEKAAEGEFFRVHFSRANRLHVDLWPFYARPGTAVMTKDTWLGHRQDVEFPERFLVPLGTVAFAGVTAKAPNDPRGFLELKFGPGAIENPEYPNPEVRRLAQDVGNKTAR, from the coding sequence ATGAGGATCACCCCCTGCCAGGCCGCCCTGGCCGCCGCCATCGCCCTgaacctcctgctgctgctctgctcgcGCCTCCTCCCCGGCGCGTCCCCGCCGTGCCGCCGCCCCCGGCGCGTCCCCGACGGCGTCCCCGGCGTCACCGTCATCCTCCGCGACTTCGACGGCCCCGACCACGACGTGGCCGCCACCGCCCGCTCCTTCGCCGCCCTGCCCGGCGTGGCCGTGCTGGTGGCCGCCGAGGTGGCGCCGTACCCGCCGGCGCCGCTGCCCGCCGGCGTGGCCGTGCTGTCGCTGCGGCCGGAGCCTCaccggccgccgccgcgcccggaGCTGGCCGTGCGGACGCGCCACGTGGCCCTGGTGCCGGACGGCGCCCGCGCGGCGCCCGGCCTGCTGCGGCGCATGAGGGACGCCCTGGAGGCCGCCTCGGACTCGGGCACCAAGGTGGTGGCGGCGGCCGTGGGGCCGCGGCGGCCGCAGTGCTTGACCTTGGAGGTGGACATCAAGGCGTGGACGGCGCGCTACGGCCGCGCCGAGCCGCGCGGCGACGACCGGAGCGACCGGCGCGGCGACGACCGGGGCGAGCCGTGCGGCGCGCTGGACGGAGCGCcggccgtgctgctgctgcggaCGCGCGACCTCTTCTCGCTGCCCTTCCCGCTGACCCGTCCCGTGGCGGCCTCGCTGTCCCTGCAGGCGGCCGCGCGGGGCTGgcgcctgctgctgctgccggccGCCTTCCCGCtggcgccgcggccgccgccgtcGCCCCACGCGCAGTGGCGGGCGCGGAGCGCGCAGGAGGCCCGGCGCCGGGCGCTGCTGGAGCTCTTCGGGCTGAAGCTGGAGGTGCTGCCGGACGGCGCCCGGCGCTGGCACGGCTGCGCCAAGGACACGCCGCGCTGCTTCGGCACGGTGCGCGGGCAGACCCCCGAGTACCTGCTGGCCGGGCGCTGGACGCCGCCGTGCTGCCTGCGGGCGCTGCGGGCCACCGCCCGCCACGTGCTGGCCCAGCTGGAGGCGGCCGGCGTGCGCCACTGGCTGGAGGGGGGGTCCCTGCTCGGCGCCGTGCGCCTCGGCGACCTCATCCCCTGGGACTACGACGTGGACGTGGGGCTCTACCGCGACGACGTCCCCAAGTGCCGCTGGCTGGCGGCGGTGGCGGCCACGGGCCGGCCGGTGGAGGACCCGCAGGGCTTCCTGTGGGAGAAGGCGGCCGAGGGCGAGTTCTTCCGCGTCCACTTCAGCCGCGCCAACCGGCTGCACGTGGACCTGTGGCCCTTCTACGCGCGGCCCGGCACGGCCGTCATGACCAAGGACACGTGGCTGGGCCACCGGCAGGACGTGGAGTTCCCCGAGCGCTTCCTGGTGCCCCTGGGCACGGTGGCCTTCGCCGGGGTGACGGCCAAGGCGCCCAACGACCCCCGCGGCTTCCTGGAGCTCAAATTCGGGCCCGGGGCCATCGAGAACCCCGAGTACCCCAACCCCGAGGTCAGGAGGCTGGCACAGGACGTGGGCAATAAAACCGCACGGTGA